A window from Kovacikia minuta CCNUW1 encodes these proteins:
- a CDS encoding surface-adhesin E family protein: MRSTLKKFCCTIAFTATVVGSFIPAIPILNSAANAAPAKSGWVAVTTDSRNKTWYVDNGSIQGRGRYRYFWSYIVGGTPYPDSGKIAYSTAFYLSVDCQQKRFRLRFAKSLDENNKVIKEYDFGDKGPMGGARADSGEAASLNHVCSRR, translated from the coding sequence ATGAGAAGTACCCTCAAAAAATTCTGTTGCACGATCGCTTTTACCGCCACCGTTGTAGGGTCATTCATTCCTGCAATTCCAATCTTGAACAGTGCTGCCAATGCTGCTCCCGCTAAAAGCGGTTGGGTCGCAGTTACCACCGACAGTCGAAATAAGACCTGGTACGTGGACAATGGCTCGATTCAAGGACGGGGGCGCTATCGGTACTTCTGGTCTTACATTGTAGGGGGTACACCCTACCCCGATAGTGGCAAGATTGCTTACAGTACAGCCTTTTACCTATCTGTCGATTGTCAACAGAAACGATTTCGCCTGCGCTTTGCCAAATCTCTCGACGAAAATAATAAGGTGATTAAGGAATACGACTTTGGTGACAAAGGACCGATGGGAGGTGCAAGGGCAGATTCCGGAGAAGCCGCTTCGTTAAACCATGTTTGCTCGAGACGATGA
- a CDS encoding NAD(P)H-quinone oxidoreductase subunit H: MAMIETKTEPMVLNMGPHHPSMHGVLRLIVTLDGENVLDCEPVIGYLHRGMEKIAENRTVVMYVPYVSRWDYAAGMFNEAITVNAPEKLAGIAVPKRASYIRVIMLELNRIANHLLWFGPFLADVGAQTPFFYQFRERELIYDLWEAATGYRMVNNNYWRIGGVAADLPYGWVDKCADFCDYFLPKVDEYERLVTNNPIFRRRIEGIGTITRDEAINWGLSGPMLRGSGVKWDLRKVDHYECYDDFDWEVQWETAGDALARYMVRMREMRESVKIIRQALKGLPGGPYENLEAKRMAAGPKSEWSSFDYQFIGKKLAPTWKVPEGEHYVRLESGKGELGVFIKGNDSVFPWRFKVRAADFNNLQVLPHLLRGMKVADIVAILGSIDIIMGSVDR, translated from the coding sequence GGTTGATTGTCACCCTGGATGGGGAGAATGTGCTTGACTGCGAACCTGTGATTGGTTACTTGCACCGGGGGATGGAAAAAATTGCCGAAAACCGCACGGTTGTCATGTATGTTCCCTATGTCAGCCGATGGGATTATGCGGCAGGCATGTTCAACGAGGCAATTACGGTTAACGCCCCCGAAAAACTGGCAGGGATTGCAGTTCCCAAACGAGCCAGCTATATTCGGGTGATTATGCTGGAGCTGAACCGCATTGCAAATCACCTGCTCTGGTTTGGTCCATTCCTGGCAGACGTAGGTGCCCAAACTCCCTTTTTCTACCAGTTCCGTGAGCGTGAATTAATTTATGACCTATGGGAAGCGGCAACAGGCTACCGCATGGTCAACAATAATTACTGGCGGATTGGCGGAGTTGCTGCCGACCTGCCCTATGGTTGGGTCGATAAGTGTGCAGATTTTTGCGACTACTTCCTGCCTAAGGTAGATGAGTACGAGCGTCTGGTAACCAATAATCCCATTTTCCGTCGTCGGATCGAGGGGATTGGCACCATCACCCGTGATGAGGCGATTAATTGGGGGTTGTCAGGTCCAATGCTGCGTGGCTCAGGCGTTAAGTGGGATCTTCGTAAGGTCGATCACTACGAGTGCTATGACGACTTTGACTGGGAGGTGCAATGGGAGACAGCAGGAGATGCCCTTGCCCGTTACATGGTGCGGATGCGAGAAATGCGCGAGTCGGTCAAGATCATCCGGCAAGCGCTGAAAGGACTCCCCGGTGGCCCCTACGAAAACCTGGAAGCAAAGCGGATGGCAGCCGGTCCTAAATCCGAGTGGAGTAGCTTTGACTACCAGTTTATTGGGAAGAAATTGGCTCCCACCTGGAAAGTTCCCGAAGGGGAACATTATGTTCGCCTGGAAAGTGGTAAAGGGGAACTGGGTGTATTTATCAAGGGCAACGATAGTGTTTTCCCCTGGCGTTTCAAAGTTCGGGCGGCGGACTTTAACAACCTGCAAGTCTTGCCCCACCTGCTACGGGGCATGAAGGTAGCGGATATTGTAGCAATCCTGGGCAGCATCGACATCATCATGGGATCGGTCGATCGCTAA